Proteins encoded together in one Oscillospiraceae bacterium window:
- a CDS encoding sugar-binding protein: MKKLSVVTLILAIVMMLCTAFPVSAYPEGSKAATAYTGTPHIDGKIDEVWAQAEMFEANDFNLYSWASNPKTATGKLRTLWDSKYFYILAEITTDPNFDFTASQSTVWERDSLGVFVDYSYKRDENYKYSLANGDIYEYLNIQADGKYYGTYGTSSVKPEDYPEILISSEKNATGYVMEIAIPLSKPGLKIGEKVGFDVNICEADSGKRVGVTAWNANATDMWQYSNVLGTITLGGSNAPKEEPKEEPETDDNTTSPTTGDFTALMVAAVLASAGSALIISKKKVK, translated from the coding sequence ATGAAGAAATTATCCGTTGTAACCTTGATATTGGCGATTGTAATGATGCTGTGTACCGCATTCCCCGTATCAGCTTATCCAGAAGGATCAAAAGCGGCAACTGCTTACACAGGCACACCGCATATTGACGGCAAGATTGATGAGGTTTGGGCTCAGGCCGAAATGTTCGAGGCAAATGATTTCAATCTATATAGTTGGGCTTCAAATCCAAAAACTGCGACCGGTAAATTAAGAACTCTTTGGGACAGTAAGTATTTTTATATTCTTGCTGAAATAACCACTGATCCTAATTTTGATTTTACTGCTTCACAGAGCACAGTGTGGGAAAGAGATTCCCTCGGCGTATTTGTTGATTACAGCTATAAACGCGACGAAAATTATAAATATTCATTAGCGAACGGCGACATTTATGAGTATTTAAACATACAAGCTGATGGAAAATACTATGGAACATACGGAACCTCCAGTGTCAAACCGGAAGATTATCCCGAGATTTTAATCTCTAGTGAAAAAAATGCGACAGGTTATGTAATGGAGATCGCAATTCCGCTTTCAAAACCGGGATTGAAAATCGGCGAAAAGGTCGGTTTTGATGTCAACATATGTGAAGCCGACTCAGGCAAACGTGTCGGAGTGACGGCATGGAATGCCAACGCAACCGATATGTGGCAATACAGCAATGTTCTCGGTACAATTACCCTTGGCGGTTCAAACGCTCCAAAAGAAGAGCCAAAGGAAGAACCGGAAACTGATGATAATACGACCTCTCCGACAACAGGAGATTTCACAGCATTAATGGTCGCAGCCGTGCTTGCTTCAGCCGGCTCTGCGCTAATCATTTCCAAAAAGAAAGTAAAATAA
- a CDS encoding GntR family transcriptional regulator has protein sequence MRKNTDCEYVKRQIVDIIKSGELKPGDKMYSGRAVASMLGCSPNTAEKALSQLEQSGYIIRTERKSSYVSGNISIYPKNNCIVAVFIVYIDIPLWSSVLQVLESCFAEYGFYMLAVGHDNTVEKLIERLNNINKSKVDGVIITPFFCESRLEKEFSKAINRLLSENIPVVFMDRTVDGLDVPCVSSNNIMASMKLCDYLIKNGHKKIAVLRNSSVSAVIDRRDGFYMAAAQNRVKSDVEIYDLYINSIDEHIKNEHQKLFSEKLMERFEEIKPTALFTINAQLASLAVSSLENAGYRIPDDVSLVTFDAECAKIKGRLKITGINQDFCKMSVLAAAMIADRIFTGISGCTEELSRQTVEASFYEGNSVAPLKNF, from the coding sequence ATGAGAAAAAATACCGATTGCGAATATGTAAAAAGACAAATTGTCGACATAATAAAAAGCGGCGAGTTAAAACCGGGTGATAAAATGTATTCCGGACGTGCTGTCGCTTCGATGCTCGGATGCAGCCCGAATACTGCTGAAAAAGCTTTGTCTCAGCTTGAACAAAGCGGATATATAATAAGAACCGAACGAAAAAGCAGCTATGTAAGCGGAAACATAAGTATCTATCCGAAAAACAACTGTATTGTCGCCGTATTTATTGTTTATATTGATATTCCGTTATGGTCATCTGTTTTGCAGGTTCTTGAAAGCTGTTTCGCCGAATACGGATTTTATATGCTGGCTGTAGGACACGACAATACCGTTGAAAAGCTTATAGAACGGCTTAACAATATAAATAAAAGCAAGGTTGACGGAGTAATCATCACGCCTTTTTTCTGTGAATCAAGGCTTGAAAAAGAATTTTCCAAAGCGATTAATCGTTTGCTATCAGAAAATATCCCTGTGGTTTTTATGGACAGAACTGTAGATGGGCTTGATGTTCCATGTGTATCAAGCAACAACATAATGGCGTCCATGAAGCTGTGTGATTATCTGATAAAAAACGGGCATAAAAAAATTGCGGTATTAAGAAACAGCTCGGTTTCCGCTGTCATTGACCGCAGAGACGGCTTTTATATGGCGGCGGCACAAAACAGAGTAAAATCTGATGTTGAAATATATGATTTATACATAAATTCTATAGATGAGCATATAAAGAATGAGCATCAAAAATTATTTTCTGAAAAGCTGATGGAAAGGTTTGAGGAAATAAAACCTACCGCTCTTTTTACCATTAATGCGCAGCTTGCTTCGCTTGCTGTGTCATCGCTGGAAAATGCCGGCTACAGGATTCCTGATGATGTTTCTCTTGTAACCTTTGACGCCGAATGCGCAAAAATAAAAGGTAGATTAAAAATAACAGGCATAAATCAGGATTTTTGTAAAATGAGTGTTTTGGCAGCTGCGATGATAGCAGATCGTATTTTTACGGGCATATCCGGATGTACTGAAGAATTATCTCGTCAGACGGTTGAAGCGTCGTTTTATGAGGGTAATTCAGTGGCACCGTTAAAAAATTTTTAA